One stretch of Siphonobacter curvatus DNA includes these proteins:
- a CDS encoding DUF6706 family protein codes for MATIREVLVDRFSELDVELSAVKVETLLTDSDLNGDATYSKGRKKDIDLIIAHYIPVLLNRADVTEGGFSVKYDRNSLLTYYNYLCAQLEIENVFTAAPVVQDRSKLW; via the coding sequence ATGGCAACAATACGGGAAGTTTTGGTTGATAGGTTTTCTGAGTTGGATGTAGAGCTCTCGGCCGTTAAGGTGGAGACTCTACTCACCGACTCGGACTTAAACGGCGATGCTACGTATAGCAAAGGTCGTAAGAAGGATATTGACCTAATCATCGCCCATTACATACCCGTTTTGTTGAATCGAGCTGATGTAACTGAGGGCGGCTTTTCAGTCAAATACGACCGTAACAGCCTGCTTACGTATTACAACTACCTATGTGCTCAGTTGGAAATCGAAAATGTTTTCACTGCAGCTCCGGTTGTACAGGATCGCTCGAAGCTATGGTGA
- a CDS encoding major capsid protein, with the protein MEQSLFIDWVRKYFPAIVISITERVNGTGNPLTYLHKTLLRRDFSVSGKWEALSASNTRVMADIVAMDSVLPLKSRDSIGKAAGDIPKMGMELKLTEQQLTDLDTLVALKASEQQILTKLFADTSKAITGVHERNEAIFLQGLSTGVGLVEDDKNVGVGIRLDYGYLTANKFGVSTLWSTPATAKPLDDLQKMIDKSKKDGRAITKFYTDSFAFRNMAATTQVKEQYAFIKGFVGTSMPIPDLEQVNEVLQRKFGATIELVDRSVIFEKNGVQTSYKPWEEGAFVAITSPQVGTLTYATLAEKNHPVSGVTYEESEEYILVSKYRTNKPLAEFTSSQARVVPVIVAEGIYLLNTKTVQA; encoded by the coding sequence ATGGAACAGTCACTTTTCATTGATTGGGTAAGAAAATACTTCCCGGCAATTGTAATCAGTATCACCGAGCGGGTAAACGGTACGGGTAATCCTTTAACGTATTTGCACAAAACGCTTTTACGTAGAGACTTCTCTGTCTCCGGTAAGTGGGAAGCTCTTTCCGCATCGAACACCCGGGTTATGGCCGACATCGTAGCCATGGATTCGGTATTGCCCCTGAAAAGCCGGGATTCGATCGGTAAAGCGGCTGGCGACATTCCTAAAATGGGTATGGAGCTTAAGCTTACGGAGCAACAACTCACGGATCTGGATACGCTGGTGGCTTTAAAAGCTTCTGAGCAACAAATCCTTACCAAGTTGTTTGCTGATACGTCCAAAGCAATCACAGGCGTTCACGAGCGTAACGAAGCTATTTTCCTGCAGGGTCTTTCTACGGGCGTTGGTCTGGTAGAGGACGATAAGAACGTAGGGGTAGGTATTCGCCTGGATTACGGTTATTTGACGGCTAACAAGTTTGGCGTTAGTACGCTGTGGTCAACGCCTGCAACGGCTAAACCGCTTGATGATCTCCAAAAGATGATCGACAAGTCGAAGAAAGACGGCCGGGCCATCACCAAATTCTACACGGACAGCTTCGCGTTCCGGAATATGGCGGCTACCACTCAAGTGAAAGAGCAGTATGCTTTTATTAAAGGATTTGTCGGCACGAGTATGCCGATTCCTGATTTAGAGCAGGTGAATGAAGTTTTGCAGCGGAAGTTTGGAGCCACGATTGAACTGGTAGACCGTTCAGTAATCTTCGAGAAAAACGGCGTTCAGACCTCGTACAAGCCTTGGGAAGAAGGTGCTTTTGTGGCTATCACCAGTCCTCAAGTCGGAACGCTTACCTACGCTACCCTGGCTGAGAAAAACCATCCCGTATCAGGTGTTACGTATGAAGAATCAGAAGAATACATTCTGGTATCTAAATACCGTACGAACAAGCCCCTGGCTGAGTTTACCAGCTCTCAGGCCCGCGTTGTTCCGGTGATCGTAGCGGAAGGTATTTATCTGTTGAACACTAAAACCGTTCAGGCATAA
- a CDS encoding tape measure protein, translating into MNNSGPLDFEADIDDSFFNRKIDEMQRRILGFGTYVTNETGKIDKGFKGISQSAVHFTTQLSDVPGQMSKARSEVRAFDGALGSIRGLPPILNRQISDAQRGFEGYSRTVRSENDRIGQSFKMMSQLAAGYLTFASLQQLPGEIIKVRGQYQQLEIAFTTMLGSKAKADALIADVAQFAAKTPYGLSDTAQGAKQLLAYGEQAEKIIPTLTKLGDIASGIGAPLNDIVYLYGTTMTQGRLYTQDLNQFTGRGIPMIRELAKQFGVAESKVKDLVEQGKVGFPEVQKVIDNLTKSGSMFGGLMEAQSKSLTGLTAQLADAWDAMLNEIGKSNEGLLNSGIGAASALVENYEKVIDVLKVMVATYGSYRTAVIAVSVVEGIRASMTTVETIKKFNGASMVAVQVTKQLTLAQTAQAIASQAATKAQTAFNATLLANPYIVAATLLTGLVTAVVFFRNEATEAEKVQERLSEAMNRATEQASSEIAKIEILKTQITNENLSREERNNKLQELIRLSPDHLKALTLENVATADGTKAIDSYVNALKRKLELQEIEKELTESIDRQRQAKEGKFDLPLSKALALGSTQTGSITGVPSTNRNFAQETDRELRKYNDEVYANEEKLQAKLKERVKTISEVGKATTSTEGGNQKAVAKTVEWYDAQIKSLKEQQAQSATSRAEFDKFQKQIDALEKSRNRLTGQKTKADKDAEKVGPMGSLSYWENVAKKAQEVIDKTPETNKGVLARQNAIKLDAERKAAAIRKTLEVKTFEDELAEKKKQYELYTKWVEFVDKQSADERFSDLLKNGNTYADYLKNEIGKLKALEDEGTISVEGSKNLVSLNIQYQEATGAKTAIDLFRESLTRAKDEAKNLTDYLTELKAKQDSLEGDTTDYGFEARQALAEEINTTEKQRKEQLAQFLNQVLGSEEQRLAVSKKYADLRAALEKKFNNDRGAEYQKALKSINTAEKREYEELAIQQAEASQAFKALNQEITERGREALKIRIKQLNEYLAELKKKGLQESEYYKKYTAELKNLQPQLDKDRLDDYRVFASLMGDLGEALSQVNGGLGETGRLLSGISSQANLVTIAFDESASKTDKIAAGISGVIGLIDIIASSARQRKQAEEEYYRSVISQQQQYNILLNDQVGLQSELNESVFVKDFQGRLKDGIAKLNDANEGYQEALDKLTNGRAKAGQKNAVDGANIGKGIGAGAAAGAAIGSIVPVIGTAVGAIAGGIVGGIVGLFGGKKKKDEWGSLLEMYPDLVKEAADGWEELDEELAQTLIDQNLVDENTKLLLQNTIEWMQQIEEAKEQVKNVVSELAGSLGNTLRDSLVTAFKEGTDAAQAFGDSVSKILEDMLSQLIFNQVFSASFKKLQDEMIASYGPTGDGSWIDDFGRFFGQADELWKQFYASIEAAQSSASAYGLDIFKKTASGKDAANTALSGAIKGVSEETASVIAGQMNAIRINSAETLFTMKTALTQLTEIAAYSRNMRFLESIDEKLGSIQSSDPLRSKGITG; encoded by the coding sequence ATGAACAATTCGGGACCACTCGATTTTGAAGCCGATATCGACGATAGTTTTTTCAATCGAAAGATTGACGAGATGCAACGTCGTATCCTGGGTTTCGGAACGTACGTTACCAACGAAACGGGCAAAATCGACAAGGGTTTCAAGGGCATTAGTCAATCTGCAGTACACTTTACTACTCAGCTGAGCGATGTTCCCGGCCAGATGAGTAAAGCCAGAAGCGAGGTAAGAGCCTTTGATGGAGCTTTGGGTTCAATTCGCGGCTTACCTCCTATCCTGAACCGTCAAATCAGCGATGCTCAACGGGGCTTTGAAGGCTATTCCCGTACGGTACGCTCCGAAAACGACAGGATTGGCCAGAGCTTCAAGATGATGAGCCAGTTGGCTGCTGGCTATTTGACGTTTGCATCCCTTCAGCAGCTTCCCGGTGAAATCATTAAGGTAAGAGGTCAATACCAGCAATTGGAGATTGCCTTTACCACCATGTTGGGGAGTAAGGCAAAAGCCGATGCGCTGATTGCTGATGTTGCCCAGTTTGCCGCTAAAACCCCGTATGGTTTATCTGATACGGCTCAGGGAGCTAAGCAGCTACTTGCATATGGAGAGCAGGCCGAGAAGATTATTCCGACGCTTACCAAGCTTGGGGACATTGCCTCGGGTATTGGCGCCCCATTAAACGATATTGTGTATTTGTACGGTACCACGATGACTCAGGGCCGTCTGTATACGCAGGATTTAAACCAGTTCACGGGTCGCGGTATTCCGATGATTCGGGAACTGGCCAAGCAGTTCGGGGTAGCCGAAAGTAAAGTCAAAGACCTGGTCGAACAGGGGAAAGTAGGTTTTCCAGAGGTGCAAAAGGTCATCGATAATCTGACCAAAAGCGGTTCGATGTTCGGCGGACTCATGGAAGCTCAGTCTAAATCCTTGACAGGCCTTACCGCTCAGTTGGCTGATGCCTGGGATGCCATGCTCAATGAAATTGGTAAGAGCAACGAAGGACTGCTCAATTCAGGAATTGGTGCAGCTTCTGCCCTAGTTGAGAATTACGAGAAGGTCATTGATGTCCTCAAAGTGATGGTGGCCACTTATGGTTCTTACCGTACAGCTGTAATAGCCGTTTCTGTTGTTGAAGGGATTAGGGCCTCAATGACGACTGTTGAAACCATCAAAAAGTTCAACGGAGCTAGCATGGTGGCCGTTCAAGTTACCAAGCAGCTAACTCTTGCTCAGACAGCCCAAGCTATCGCTTCTCAAGCCGCTACTAAAGCACAAACAGCTTTTAACGCCACTCTCCTAGCCAATCCGTACATAGTTGCCGCAACTCTGTTAACCGGTTTGGTTACTGCGGTGGTATTTTTCAGAAACGAAGCTACCGAAGCCGAAAAGGTACAGGAACGTTTAAGTGAGGCCATGAACCGGGCTACGGAACAAGCATCCTCTGAAATTGCCAAGATTGAGATCCTTAAAACCCAGATTACTAATGAGAACCTAAGTCGGGAAGAGCGTAACAATAAACTTCAGGAACTTATCCGCTTATCACCAGATCACCTCAAGGCATTAACGCTTGAAAACGTCGCTACCGCTGACGGCACAAAAGCCATTGATTCTTACGTCAATGCATTGAAGCGTAAGCTTGAGCTTCAGGAGATTGAAAAGGAGTTGACTGAATCTATTGATCGGCAAAGACAGGCCAAAGAAGGAAAATTTGATTTACCACTCTCTAAAGCTCTGGCACTAGGGTCTACTCAAACGGGTAGTATTACAGGTGTTCCTTCTACAAATAGAAACTTTGCCCAAGAAACTGACCGCGAGCTTAGAAAGTATAATGACGAGGTTTATGCCAATGAGGAAAAACTACAGGCAAAGCTCAAGGAGCGGGTTAAAACGATTTCCGAGGTTGGCAAGGCTACCACATCTACCGAAGGCGGCAATCAGAAAGCCGTAGCTAAAACAGTTGAATGGTACGACGCTCAGATTAAATCTCTGAAAGAGCAGCAGGCCCAGAGTGCTACCTCCCGGGCCGAGTTTGATAAGTTCCAGAAGCAAATTGATGCCCTCGAGAAATCCCGTAACCGGTTGACGGGTCAGAAGACTAAAGCCGATAAAGATGCGGAAAAGGTTGGTCCGATGGGTAGTCTTTCCTACTGGGAAAACGTAGCTAAGAAAGCCCAGGAGGTTATCGATAAAACCCCTGAAACCAATAAAGGGGTACTAGCCCGGCAAAACGCCATTAAACTGGATGCTGAACGCAAAGCGGCCGCGATCCGGAAAACCCTTGAGGTGAAAACCTTTGAGGATGAACTCGCTGAGAAGAAAAAGCAGTACGAACTCTATACGAAATGGGTTGAATTCGTCGACAAGCAATCCGCCGACGAGCGGTTCAGCGATTTGCTCAAAAATGGTAACACGTACGCTGATTACCTCAAAAATGAGATCGGTAAGCTCAAAGCCCTAGAGGACGAAGGTACTATTTCCGTAGAAGGCTCAAAGAACCTAGTCTCGTTGAATATCCAGTATCAGGAAGCCACGGGTGCTAAAACGGCCATTGATCTGTTCCGGGAAAGCCTTACCCGTGCCAAAGATGAAGCGAAGAACCTCACGGACTACCTGACCGAATTAAAAGCGAAACAGGACAGCCTGGAAGGCGACACTACTGATTACGGCTTTGAAGCCCGACAGGCACTAGCTGAGGAAATCAATACAACCGAAAAGCAGCGTAAAGAGCAGCTGGCGCAATTCCTCAATCAGGTCCTCGGATCCGAAGAGCAACGACTCGCGGTTTCGAAGAAATACGCTGACCTCAGAGCGGCTCTTGAGAAAAAGTTCAACAACGATCGAGGGGCCGAATATCAGAAAGCTTTAAAGTCTATCAACACGGCTGAAAAGCGTGAATACGAAGAACTGGCCATTCAACAAGCCGAAGCTTCTCAGGCCTTTAAAGCGCTAAACCAAGAAATTACCGAACGCGGAAGAGAGGCTCTGAAAATACGAATCAAGCAATTAAATGAGTACTTGGCCGAACTTAAGAAAAAAGGGCTTCAGGAAAGCGAGTATTATAAAAAGTACACAGCGGAATTAAAGAATCTACAACCCCAGCTTGACAAAGACCGACTTGATGATTACCGCGTTTTCGCAAGTTTAATGGGTGATCTAGGGGAAGCCCTTTCGCAGGTAAACGGCGGCTTAGGTGAAACGGGCCGATTGCTTTCGGGCATTTCCTCCCAGGCCAACCTGGTAACGATTGCCTTTGACGAATCAGCTTCCAAAACGGATAAAATCGCTGCCGGCATCTCGGGTGTGATTGGCTTGATTGACATCATTGCTTCTTCAGCTCGCCAGCGTAAACAGGCAGAAGAAGAGTACTACCGCTCAGTCATCTCCCAGCAACAGCAATACAACATTCTTCTCAATGACCAGGTTGGGCTGCAATCCGAACTGAATGAATCGGTTTTCGTTAAGGATTTCCAAGGCCGGCTTAAGGACGGTATTGCTAAGCTCAATGATGCCAACGAGGGATATCAGGAAGCATTAGATAAGCTCACCAATGGACGGGCCAAAGCCGGCCAGAAAAACGCGGTAGACGGGGCCAACATTGGCAAAGGCATTGGAGCAGGTGCAGCAGCCGGGGCGGCTATCGGCTCAATTGTCCCCGTTATTGGAACTGCGGTTGGAGCTATCGCCGGTGGTATTGTTGGGGGCATCGTAGGACTCTTTGGAGGCAAGAAGAAAAAGGATGAGTGGGGTTCCCTGCTTGAAATGTATCCGGACCTGGTCAAAGAAGCCGCCGACGGCTGGGAAGAACTCGACGAAGAACTAGCTCAGACTCTCATTGATCAGAACCTGGTGGATGAGAATACGAAACTCCTGTTGCAAAACACGATTGAGTGGATGCAGCAAATTGAAGAAGCCAAGGAGCAGGTTAAGAACGTCGTTTCTGAGCTGGCCGGCTCCTTGGGCAATACGCTACGGGATTCACTGGTAACGGCCTTCAAAGAAGGTACAGATGCTGCTCAGGCCTTCGGTGATAGTGTTTCCAAGATTTTAGAGGATATGCTCTCCCAGCTCATTTTTAATCAGGTCTTCTCAGCGAGCTTTAAAAAGCTCCAGGACGAAATGATTGCCAGTTACGGCCCAACCGGTGACGGCAGCTGGATTGATGACTTTGGCCGCTTCTTTGGTCAGGCCGACGAGCTTTGGAAACAATTCTATGCCAGTATCGAAGCCGCTCAATCGTCTGCCAGCGCGTACGGACTTGATATCTTCAAAAAGACTGCCTCAGGTAAAGATGCCGCCAATACAGCCCTTTCCGGAGCTATCAAAGGTGTATCCGAGGAAACGGCTTCGGTTATCGCTGGCCAGATGAACGCCATCCGCATCAATAGCGCAGAAACGCTATTCACCATGAAAACGGCACTAACTCAGCTTACCGAAATCGCAGCGTATTCTCGCAATATGCGGTTTTTGGAAAGCATTGATGAAAAGTTGGGCTCGATTCAATCATCAGACCCCTTACGCTCGAAAGGAATTACAGGATAA